CAGGGAGAGCGACCTCATCCCCCGATTCTGACCGCCCTTCCGGCCCACGCTCTCCTGTTTGGCTTCCACAGGCCTGGACTTCTCTGGCTTCTCTGCCCACACACTCCCTGCTCCCAgtgtccctgcccctgccccagcacAGGTGACTTCATTTCTGTCCTCTCAGCTCAGTGGACTCGCTCAACTTTTGTATAAGTCTCCACTTGGTGGCAGCAGCTTGCTGATGActtgttttaaaactttcatcCTAAATAACCTTTTGATGcttgaatatttttaagttttatacgtagtttctaattttttcccCAACAGATCCAGATACCTAATAAGATGCTGGAATGTAATCCCTGGACAATCCGTGTCCTGGCAGCATTTGGTCTTCCTCTAAGCGCCTGGCTCCACTGTTCTCAGGAGTGGATTCTGAAGTCTCTGGAGAACAGGATACGTGGAGGGTTAGGAAGGGGCCAGGCCTAGAGACAGGAGACTCCCTCCCGGAGCAGGTGGAGGCACAGGACCATTCGCTACCCCATCTGCTGACACCTGCGGGGGAGCCCAGGCATTCTTTGTAAGCCCTCCTGACCACGTGGctcaaagaaaacagaagcatgGAGGCCGCCAAGTATTTTCAAGAAATAACCCCATGAACATGGCATCACTTTTTTAGAAAGAGGGGCTTGGGCaggcagaggagagaagggagagcaaACTGAGAGCCAAGTTTCCAGACAGTCCTGCAGGAGGAGAGGATGCAGCTGCCCAGAGGGAAGCAGGATCACATTTAAGGAAGTGTGTGGGGTCCCTGGATGACACCAGCACCCAGTGCGGCTCTGTCTGGCAACCGCTCCCAAGGTGGCAGGAGTGGGTGTCCCCTGTGTGTCAGTGGGCAGCTCCTGCTGAACCCGCAGCTCACTGGGGAGCCTGACAGTGGGGCCATGCGCCTGACACTCCTCTCTGCTTGTGGACCTGGCAAGGCAGGGAGCAGAAAACAGAGCCACTTGAAGGCTTTCTGTCTGCGTCTGTGTGCAGTGTGGATTTAGTTGTGCTTTTTTCTTGCTGGGAGAGTACAGCCACCATTTACAAGCAGTGTCACCCTCGTGGGTGGCGAGGACAGAACAGGAGCCTCTGCTCTCTGTACCTATCTGGGCCCGGTGGGCTCCCTTGTCCTGGCTTCCATCTCTGTCTCAGCGACCATTCAGCCCTGCACAGGAACACATGTTGCTTAGAAAAGCCAAATCCAGCCTTGTCTCTGCCTCCTCTGGTCTCATGATGTGCATCTGTTACCTTGAAACTGGAAACCAGTCTATCAATGTCTGTGCCAATTTTTTATTCCCTCCCCAACCTCCTTCCCCATACGACTTTTTATTTATGTAGGATGTGTGCTGTCTAATGATGGGATGACCATACTTTTCCATGTTCTAAAAGTGCTCCTCTCCCGCAGGGTCCCAGGGCTGGTGGTTGCTTTGGGTCTACAGCTACGTCTTACCCACCTCCTGCCTCAAAAGCCTGTGTGGTGGCAAAGCCGGTGTGGGGCTGGGGAACGCAGCGTTCTCCAGGAGGGGGACCCGGCTCTCCTTCTGCAATGCAGGCGAAGGCCTAGATGCCAGTGTGACCTCCCACAAGGCATGGCTTCCAGACTCCCCGACCAGAAGTGATGCTTTTTTGCCTCGGGCCCTGAGTTTGAAGCAGCCTGGCTTTCTCTTGGTAAGTGGCTGGTGTCTTAGCAGCTGCAATCTGAGCTCAGCCACCTACACACCACCATGGCCGACACTTTCATTAAAAAGTTTCCTGAGACGACTTGTGTGCATGTTGATTTCATGATCAGCGCCACTGGGAAGAACCCCAGAGCcggtggggtggggctggaagCAGCAGGTGCAGTGATGGGGCTGGGTGCCCAGGAGTCCTCAGTGCTCAATCAGGCCAAGGTGGCCAAGCCCAGGCTGCAGGGAAGGCTGGCCTGGGGGGTGTGGGTGAGCACAGGCAGGCACCAGCTGGGCAGTGTTAGGATGCTGGAGCAGCATCCGTAACTCCACTGAGTGGGGTAGTCTGGTTGGGGCAGGGACCGCTATTGCTTTGGCAGAGAGAGATGATCCCCACTGGGGAGAGGCTGTTCTGACTCTGCAGGTGGGACAGGGACAGATGGCCACCAGGGTGACCCGGCTGGTCTTCCTTTGCTACGCTAAGCCCTGGGACATGGAGGATTCCCGCCACACACAACCTGGGCCCGGGTTCTTACCTGTGGCCACCGCTCTGGCACGAGCCCCTCAGTCTTGGGTGGTTTCTGCCTGGTCCGGGATTTGGTGTTCCTGCTGAGTCCAGCCTTTCTGCCACCTCCGCATGGGCCATGGGTGGTGTTGTCAGctgcctcccaccttggcttcagTAGCTCACCCAGCTTACAGGGGAGCTGCCCTGGGCTGGAGATGGGCATGCACCCTGGGTCCTACTTGAATGAATGCAGCTTGAGGAGAGCCGGCCATATACACTGGGCCACAGGTTACCCTCGGCAATGCCCACATCAGCCAtcagcctgagcctccccaggaGAGCAAGGCTCACACGACAAAGGCTGCCCGTGGCCAATGAGGTGGCTGAGCCCAGCCAGGACCTTTCTCGGACTCCCGGGATGTGGCTCTGCTCGTGAGCTGCCTGGTCAGCTCTCTCGGGGTGAGAGGGGCTTGTCACACGGGCCCCTGCCTGCAGTGTGACCCTTCTCAGCTTCTCTCAGCAGCCCTGCCTGCGGAGTGTCACCGCCACCATGATCATTTCCCTGACACTGCGAGGGTGGGGGGACGTCCTGGGTAGAGACAGGGCCTGTGGCAGCAGCAGGTTCAGGGGCGCCCTACACTGGTGGGCTGGGGACCTGGTGGAGACCACGCCAAGGGCTGGACAAGGGGATGAGCCTCCACCCTGGCCTCTCTGCAGGCCTCAGCAGCCCCTCCCACAGGCAGAAGGGTTGACACTGGGTTCTGTCCTCACTGCAAGAGCTGCAAGTGCCACGTGCTGTTCTGCCCAATCTGGTGTCTGCAGGTGAGGAAAGGGCTGCCGCTGGCCCGTTTCTGAGTGTTCAGCACCTAAGGGTGACAGCACTGTCTGTCCCTACCCTCCGGGTCCTGTTTGAAAATCAAACCCATGCTCacaggccaatttttttttcttttagagacagggtctcactttgtcacccaagctggagtgcagtggtgtgattatagctcaatgcagcctccaatTCCCGGACTCAAgggaccttcctgcctcagcctgccaagtagcttggactatagctgtgtgttttcttattattttgcagacatggggtctggctatgttgtccaggctattctcaaaattcccggcctcaagcaatcctcccgcctcggcctctcaaaggttgggattacaggtgtgaggcaagGCACCCAGCTCAGCCACAGAGCCCTATTGCATCTCTCTTACTAGGAGCAAGAGCTGACTGCCCCCTCATCCCCATTCCAGAGTGTTGGGGCTGTGTTGAGCCGAGGCCGGGCCACTGGCATGGCCCAGGGAGCGGGATCATTCACTGCTGCCCCAAATCTGAGATCATTCCACCTTGACAAGACTTCCTCATCCAATCCCTTTACTTGACAGCTGGGGAAACCAATGCGCACAGAGCACCCCCAGCTCACTCGGGGTCTCAGAGCTGATCCGTGAGCAGAGGCCGAGATCCTGGGATCTTgtcccccagcctccctgcaaGCTTACTCCCTTTCTGCTGGAAGAGATGGGGCCGGACCTCGACCAGCAGCCCTGGCCTGGACATGACTGTGCTCACGCAGGTATTGAGGCCGAGATGCCCCGGCAtcatatgtttttctttccttttttttttttttttttgagacggtgtctcactctgtcacccaagctggagtgcagtggcatgatattggctcactgcaacctctgcctcccggttaaagtgattctcctgcctcagccttccaagtagctgggcctacaggcttgtaccaccacgcctgactaatttgtgcatttttactagagacggggtttccccatgttggccaggctcgtgtcgaacttctgacctgaagtgatccacctgccttggcctcccaaagtgctaggattacaggcatgagccatggcgtcACTTAAATGTAgtgagaggccgggcacagtggctcatgcctgtaatcccagtactttgaggggACGAGGCTgtcagatcacctaaggtcaggagttcgagaccagcctggccaacatggtgaaactgtgtctgtaaaaaaaatagaaaaaaatatccctgcatggtggtgagtacctgtagtcccagttagtcaggaggctgaggcatgagaatcgcttaaaccttggaggcggaggctgcagtgagctgagatggcgccactgcactccagcctgggtgacagagcaagactttgtctctaaataattaaataaataaatatggccgAGCATGGTgccttaggcctgtaatcccaacactttgggaggctgaggcaggtggttcatgaggtcaggagcccgagaccagcctggccaagatggtgaaacactgtctctactaaaaatacaaaaattagccagctgtggtggcaggcacctgtaatcccagctacttgggacactgaggcaggagaatcacttgaaactggaagtcagaggttgcagggagccgagattgcaccactgcactctagcctgggcgatggagaaagactccatctcagataaataaattaataaatacagagcaagattccatctcaaataaataaacgtacacctgtaatcctagcagttcgggaggctaagacaggtcgatcacctgaggtcaggagttcgagaccagcctgaccaatatggcaaaactccatctctactaaaaatacaaaaattagccaggcgttttgatgtgtgcctgtagtcccagctacttgggaggctgagacaggagaattgcttgaacccaagaggtggaggttgcagtgagccgagatctcggctgcacttcagcctgggtgacagagtgagactgtctcaaaaggaataaaaaaaatacaaaataaaaaaaatgtagtaaGATGGCAGAGTCGTGCCGCAGAAGCGTGCTGGTCCTATCCATGTAGTGAAGGCTgatttcatacacaaatgtcacaagaactttttttctttttctttttttttgagacggagtcttgctctgtcacccaggctggagtgcagtggcgcgatctcagctcactgcaagctctgcctcccgggtttatgccgttctcctgcctcagcctcccaagtagctgggactacaggcctgtgcagCAGATGCAGGGGGGCCACTAGGCCCAGGCAGTCTTGGGACTTGTGTGTCTCCTGCTGTGCATCCATACTGGGTGCTTTAGAAACGGCAGGCAGACCAGAAGCCCCTGTTGCAAGTGAGGACAAAGTGTGGGAAGGCCGTGAGGGTCTGCAGTCCGAGATGGCCTTGTCCTCAACCTGCAGTGCACTGTTGATGCGCTGGAATGCCGCCTCCTTCTCCGGGTCCAGGTCTTCAGCAGTGACCCGGTACCCCAGCTCTAAGGGAGGTGGCAGCATCAAAGGCTCCCCTCGCCTGCGTGGCAGCAGGGGAAACTTGCATCTACAGGGCCTAGAGGCCTGGGATCTGGGGGAGCCACCCCTGGGGGCGAGTGTCTGCCCTGGTGCTGTATCTGCCGTCTTTTCACACTGGGTGTGACCCGAAGAGACAGCCTGAGGTCCGTCCTCACTCACTGTGTTTGAGGAACTGAGGGTCAGCTGGCAGTGGGATGAGGCTGGCCCCTCTTCCGCTTTCGTCCCGGGAGGCCTCCCGTAGAGCTGCAGGAGCTCGAGATGGCATTTCGTTTGGGGCACGAGCTGGTCCAGGAGGTCTGGGATCTCTGGTTCTGACCTCTGGGCACCTGCTGCAGCTGTGGCTGAGGCCCAGAAATGTGAAGGGCCTCCATCCACTCCAGTAGTGACCCCAACGTGGGGTTCAATGTGGAGGGGGGAGGGGCTGCTGCGGCAGCTGCAGGAGCAGAAGTGCCAGGCCTTGTTCTTCTCATGCCCGCATCCATGCTTGCAGCTGGGAAGGGGGCAGGAATCAGCGAGGTGACCTGGGCTGAGTCCTGGGAATGGGAAGAGGTGGCAGGAAGGGGACCTGAGGAGGAGAACAGGGGGCCTGGTGGTCTGTGCTTCTTCCCAGACATGGGAGCTGTAGAGGGGACCTCTGCAGCAGATGCTAAGGGGGCCACTAGGCCCACGCAGTCTTGGGACTTGTGTGTCTCCTGCTGTGCATCCATACTGGGTGCTTTAGAAACGGCAGGCAGACCAGAAGCCCCTGTTGCAAGTGAGGACAAAGTGTGGGAAGGCCGTGAGGGTCTGCAGTCCGAGATGGCCTTGTCCTCAACCTGCAGTGCACTGTTGATGCGCTGGAAGGCCGCCTCCTTCTCCCGGTCCAGGTCTTCAACAGTGACCCGGTACCCCAGCTCTACGGGAGGTGGCAGCATCAAAGGCTCCCCTCGCCTGCGTGGCAGCAGGGGAAACTTGCGTGTACTGGGCCTAGAGGCCTCGGATGTGGAGGAGTCATTCCTGAGGGCGAGTGTCTGCCCTGGTGCTATATCTGCTGCCTTTTCACACTGGGTGTGACCCGAAGAGACAGCCTGAGGCCTGTCCTCACTCACTGTCTTTGAGGAACTGAGGGTCAGCTGGCAGTGGGATGAGGCTGGCCCCCTCCTCCGCTTTAGCCCCGGCAAGCCTCCCGTGGAGCTGTAGGAGCTGGAGATGGCATTTCGGTTGGTGCAGGAGCTCGTCCAGGAGGTCTGGGATGTCTGCTTATATCTGATTTCTGACCTCTGGGCATGGAGGTCTGTCTGCAGAGGCCCGGGCCTGGGCACAAAGGGAGAGAGGCCTCCATTGTCCCGCAGGGGCCGAAATGCAGACCGTGCATCCCCGGTGACCTCGGGGACCCTTCTCTGATCACCAGGATTCTCTTGGACTCTAGGGTCCTTGTCCTGCTCAGGCATCCCTGCCCCGCTCTCCTTGAGGGCCCTCAACACTATCTTCCCTGGACACAAGTCTGGGGACAGCCGGGTGTTGTGGACCCCAAAGGGGTGACTCCCGGCTCCTGGGCCCCACAGAGAGTCCATGTTCTCAGCGCAGTGGCTGAGCTGGAGGACGCCCTGGAACTCGGAGCACACAGCACTGGCTTGCTGTGGTACCTGTGCAATCAAATTGAAGGCAGGATCCCAGGAAGGAACGCAGGGCTTGCAGGATCACGGAAAACCTTCTTAGCGTTGTCTTGACACCACTGATGTCAAGTGTCCGGGTGCTTGTAGGATGGCCTGCCACTCAGTCCACGGGCAGGAGCAACGGGGAGATCCCACAAGCAAAGTGAACTGGGGGATGGGCTGAACGGGCTCCAGGCAACTGAGCCCTACTGGCAGGTCCTCGGCCTGGGCCCGAACAGGAAGGAGGGGCACAGAGTGCCCAGGTAACCGCTCCTGGGAGCAGTGGGGAACCGTCGGTTGCTTGAACTCTCGAGAGCTGGGCTCTGAGCGTCCTCGTCCAGCCGCCAACTCGGCCAAAGGCTAAGCCAGCAGTTTCTTCTGTTGCCGGGCAACGCGCCTTTTAAACCTGAGGGAGCGGGCGCGTGAGCACATCATGGCGCCCGTGACAGAGCGAGCTTAACGGATTAATAAGCGCAGCCAGGTACCCGCGCGAGGCACTTGCTGGCAATGGCGGGAGGCGGACGTGGGGGGTCATGCAATAGGTACTGGAAGGAGAGAGGCGGGCACAAAGGTCGCGGGAGGAACAGGCGCCCACAATGCGGCAGATCTGCCCGTGGATCACTGAAGATTCCTGCTCTCCTGctgaggtggagattgcagtgagctgagatcgcaccattgcactccagcctgggcaacaagtgcaaaactcagtctccagataaaaaaaagaaaaagaaaaaaaagaggccgggcgtggcggcttatgcctataatcctagcactttgggaggtcggggcagacggatcacgagatcaggagttggagaccagcctggccaacatagtgaaaccccgtctctagtaaaaatacaaatttagtcagacatggtggcacgcgcctgtagtcccagctactccggcggctgagactggagaatcacttgaacccgggggcggGCGGGGAAGGGATTGTGAtgcgccgagatcgcgccactgcactccagcctgggcaacagagccagactcttttttttttttttttttttttttttgagacgcagtctccctctgtcgcccaggctggattccagtggcctgatctcggctcaccgcaagctccgcctaccgggttcacgctattctcctgcctcagcctctggagtagctgggactacaggcgcccgccaccacacccggctaattttttgtatttttagtagagacggggtttgaccgtgttagccaggatggtctcgatctcctgacctcgtgatcagcccgcctcggcctaccaaagtgccgggattaaaggcgtgagccaccgtgcccggccgagactctgtcttaaaaaaaaaggccggcgcggtagcactttgggaggcggaggcgggtggatcacgaggtcaggagttggagaccagcctggccaacatagcgaaaccccgtctctagtaaaactacaaaaaattagccaggcgtggtggcgggcgcctgtagtcccagctactctggaggctgaggcaggaggatggcgtgaactcggaaggcggagcttgcagtgacccgagatctcaccacagcactccagcctgggtgacagtgcgaacctccatctcaaaaaaaaaaaaaaaaaaaaagagagagagagagagagacagagagaaaaaggttTATTGATTTAATGTACTTTTATGCCTGTGTTCTTCAATTTGCTTAGGAAACAACCACACTTGAGAGCTGGGACTGTGGCCCTGATTGTGGACATGAAATATATGGTTTCTTGCATAAAATAGACATTGAATAATTACGATTTAGTTGAGCTAGAAATCCATTTGGTTTCTTCCATATTTTTCCGAAGTTTtcatccttatttttttttttcttttgagatggagttttgctcttgtcccccaggctggagtgcaatggcgcgatctcagcaccTGCTGGCAATGGCGGGAGGCTGGGGGACGCTGGCGGCATAGGTACTGGAAGGAGAGGCGCGCCCACAAAAGACTTGGGAAGACCTGGCGCGCACAATGGCTGCAGATCCGCCAGTGGATCACTGAAGATTCCTGCTCTCCTGCTGCggcggggattgcagtgagctgagatcacaccattgcactccaacctgggcaacaagagtgaaacttcgtcacacacacacacacacacacacacacacacgaaagaaagaaaaaatagtggccaggcgtggaggctcacgcatcccagcactttgggaggtcggggcgggcggatcacgagatcaggagttggagaccagcctagccaacatagtgaaaccccgtctctagtaaaaatacaaatttaatcagacatggtggcacgcgcctgtagtcccagctactccggcggctgagacaggagaatcacttgaacccgggggcggGGAAGGGATTGTGATgcgcggagatcgcgccactgcactccagcctgggcaacagagtcagactctctcttttttttttttttttttttttttgagatggagtctccctctatcgcccaggctggattccagtggcctgatctcggctcaccgcaagctccgcctaccgggttcacgccattctcctgcctcagcctctggagtagttgggactacaggcgcccgccgacacacccggctaattttttgtatttttagtagagacggggtttcaccctgttagccaggatgatctccatctcctgacgtcgtgatccccctcccaaagtgctgggattacaggcctcggcctcccaaagtgctgggattacaggcgtgagccaccgcgcccggtgttGAAACTCTCTTGAGGCATTTTCTTCGGCCTTCGGGTCCATCCTCTGTCTCCTCCTTGACCTCCTCATCTCCTCCTCGCCACTGCCTTGGGGACCTTGGCCAGGCTCATGGCATCCAGCAGCCACTCAATGTCAATACCTCCGTGTTCATCTCTCAGCCCGCCCTTGCCCGTGAAcccatgcttatttatttattttttttatacatGCACCCATGCTCTTCGGGTCTGATGAAGTATCCAAAATCAAGCTCCTGACCATCCCCAAACCTGCCCCTTCTGCAGGGTTTACCTCGCTAGTCGGCACCatccttgattcttctctttctcccacccaggccatcatctcttgcctggttgATACCCACAGCCTCCCCTTTTGGCTTTATCCTTATCCCCGTCATAGCTGCCAGAGGGACCCTGTGAAAACACTCCCCAGCCTGCTCATTCCTCTGCCCTAAGCCTGCATGGCACAGAGCAAAAGCCAGTTGTTATGGGACCTAGGAGGTCCTGTGGGATGGGCCCCAGCCTGCATCTTCAtcctcttctccccaccccactccattcaCTCTCTGCCTATCGCTCACCAGCCTATAccacctgcctcagggcctttgcactgaccATTTAGGCCACATTCCAGGCTCTTTTCACATGTTgcctcctctgagaagccctccctgaccactCTGCCCATACCTCATGCCTCTTGATTCCCCTTACCTGGCTTGTGGTTTCAGCACTTtccctgtgtgtgtttgtttttcttggcgTGAGGGCAGGACCTAAGTGTCTGTTCCCTGTTGATTCCCCAGTTCCAGGCATGCAGTGCAAactctagaaatattttttgcatGAAGGAATGAGTGATTGAATGCAGCAAGGGTCTGGAGGCTGAGGACCAGGCAGACAGACATTCAGAGTTGCTGGAACGCGACAGAGACAGGGAGTCAGACTGGTCATGCAAGATCCTGGGCCTGCCCTTGGGTCCTGGGGAGCCACGGAAGGTTGTGGGTGCCAGAGGGTTGTGGTCAGAGCCACAGTCAGGGGCCTTCTGAGACctgtgccccctccccaccctccctccccacctcctcaggCCAGCTCTGGGGTCTCGGCAGGTGGTCCGCAACATGACCTCTGAGTTCTTCGCTGCCCAGCTCCGGGCCCAGATCTCTGACGACACCACTCACCCGATCTCCTACTACAAGCCCGAGTTCTACACGCCGGTTGATGGGGGCACTGCTCACCTGTCTGTCGTCGCAGAGGACGGCAGTGCTGTGTCTGCCACCAGCACCATGAACCTCTAGTAGGGGCTGCTGGGCTGCCTGGGTGGGAAAGGGCCAGGGGCGGGTGGCCCAGGGACTGCCCACTTATCCAGTAAGGTGGCTCCATCACCTCTTTTCCtggtgggaaactgaggcccaaactTGGTAGCTTATCCTGGGCCTCTCAGTGAGTATGTTTGAGCCTCAGTGGGTGGATAGGGACCAGGCTGGGCCAGGCAAGGTCGGGCACTGTCTAACCTGGCTGGGCGGTAGCTTTGGCTCCAAGGTCCGCTGCCCGGTCAGCGGGATCC
Above is a genomic segment from Pan troglodytes isolate AG18354 chromosome 23, NHGRI_mPanTro3-v2.0_pri, whole genome shotgun sequence containing:
- the LOC112206725 gene encoding putative POM121-like protein 1, producing the protein MDSLWGPGAGSHPFGVHNTRLSPDLCPGKIVLRALKESGAGMPEQDKDPRVQENPGDQRRVPEVTGDARSAFRPLRDNGGLSPFVPRPGPLQTDLHAQRSEIRYKQTSQTSWTSSCTNRNAISSSYSSTGGLPGLKRRRGPASSHCQLTLSSSKTVSEDRPQAVSSGHTQCEKAADIAPGQTLALRNDSSTSEASRPSTRKFPLLPRRRGEPLMLPPPVELGYRVTVEDLDREKEAAFQRINSALQVEDKAISDCRPSRPSHTLSSLATGASGLPAVSKAPSMDAQQETHKSQDCVGLVAPLASAAEVPSTAPMSGKKHRPPGPLFSSSGPLPATSSHSQDSAQVTSLIPAPFPAASMDAGMRRTRPGTSAPAAAAAAPPPSTLNPTLGSLLEWMEALHISGPQPQLQQVPRGQNQRSQTSWTSSCPKRNAISSSCSSTGGLPGRKRKRGQPHPTAS